The stretch of DNA GCAGGGCCATCACCGCGTGGGCGCCCCGCACGGCCTCGCGGGGATCGGTGGTGAGCGTCACGCCGGGCAGCGCGGCGAGGTCGGCCGGGAGCAGCGTCGCCGGGCCGCACAGCCGCACGCGGGCGCCCAGCTTGGGCAAGAGTTCGGCGTTCGAGCGGGCCACCCGCGAGTGCCGGATGTCGCCCAGAATGGCGACCGTCTTGCCGGAGAGCGAGCCGAACTCCTGCCGGATGGTGTAGGCATCGAGCAGAGCCTGGGTGGGGTGCGCCCGGCGGCCGTCGCCCGCGTTGATGACGGGCTTGCCGGAGTAGCGGGCCACCAGATGCGCCGCTCCGCTCGCCGGGTGCCGCACGACGAACGCGTCCACCTTGTAGGCGGTCAGCACCTCCACCGTGTCGCGCAGCGATTCACCCTTACTGACGCTGCTCGCGCCCGCCGCAAAAGACACCACGTCGGCACTCATGCGCCGGGCGGCGAGTTCGAAGCTCACGCGGGTGCGGGTGCTGTTCTCGAAAAAGGCGGTGCAGACGGTCAGTCCTTGCAGCGCCGGAACCTTGCGCACCGGGCGGTCGAGCACCTGACTCATGGTGTCGGCGTTGTCGAGGAGGCTTCCGAGGCGCTCGGGCGTCCAGTCCACGAAGTCGAGGAGGTGCCGGGGGCGCGTGCCCGCCGCCGTGGGGGCGGTCATAGGCGCTCCTCGGGCATGTCGTGGAGTTCGACCACGTCCACGCCGTCCGTCTCGGCCAGCTTGACCTTGACCATCTCACTGCGGGCGGTGGGCAGGTTCTTGCCCACGTAGTCGGCACGGATGGGCAGCTCGCGGTGCCCCCGGTCCACCAGCACGGCGAGCTGAATGCCCTCGGGCCGTCCGAGGTCGATCAGCGCGTCGAGCGCGGCCCGTACCGTGCGCCCGGTGTACAGCACGTCGTCCACCAGCACCACCCGCCGCCGGGCGAGGTCGAAGGGCACCTGCGTCTCACGGATGATGGGCTGGTGCGCGACTTCAGAGAGGTCGTCGCGGTAGAGGGTGATGTCGAGCATCCCCGTGGGGATGGACACGCCCTCCAGGTCCTCCAGCTTGCGGGCCAGCCGTTCGGCCAGCGGAATGCCGCGCGTGTGGATGCCGATCAGCGCGAGGTTCTCGGCCCCCTTGTTGCGCTCCACGATCTCGTGCGCGATGCGGGTCAGCGCCCGGCGCACCTCGTCGGCGGTGAGGATGGTCGCCTTGGGGATCACAGGCAGCTCCGGTCAGGCACAAAAAAAACGCCGTCCAGCACAGGCGGTCGGCTCGTCAGGGTGGGGTGCATAGGACTCCTTCTCCTGCCTCACGGGGCGGGTGCGGCCTCACGGGACCGCCGAAGAGGGGTGGGGACAGCGCGAACCAGGGTGGCCCTGCGCCTGCGGGAGTGTACACCGCGCCGCCGCCCGCGCGGAAGGCGACCTCGACTGCACAGTTTAAAGCGCACTAAACTTGACATGACCGTGCTCAGGTTTTACACTTTGCACAGTTGAGCGCGAGGTGCAGGCCATGACCCCGCGCTTCCCCCATCAGGAGGTTTCAAGATGATGCGATTTGATCCCTTCCGCGAAATCGAAGAACTGACCCAGCGTATGGACCGCGCGTTCGGCGGCGCCGTGAACGGCCAGTCCGCCCGCCTCGCCCCGCCCATCGACATCCACGAGGACGAGCAGGGCCTCGAACTGACCCTCGACCTGCCCGGCGTGCAGCCTGGCGACATTCAGATCGAGGCGGAGAACAACACGCTGACCGTGCAGGGCCAGCGCAAGTACGCCCGGAACGAGGGCCGCACCGCCCACCGCGTCGAGCGAGCCTACGGCACCTTCGTGCGGACCTTCAGCGTGCCC from Deinococcus sp. HSC-46F16 encodes:
- a CDS encoding aspartate carbamoyltransferase catalytic subunit — protein: MTAPTAAGTRPRHLLDFVDWTPERLGSLLDNADTMSQVLDRPVRKVPALQGLTVCTAFFENSTRTRVSFELAARRMSADVVSFAAGASSVSKGESLRDTVEVLTAYKVDAFVVRHPASGAAHLVARYSGKPVINAGDGRRAHPTQALLDAYTIRQEFGSLSGKTVAILGDIRHSRVARSNAELLPKLGARVRLCGPATLLPADLAALPGVTLTTDPREAVRGAHAVMALRLQQERMSGGYLASLAEYADHYQVNAGLLREAESGAIVLHPGPMNRDLEISSDVADGEQSRILRQVEHGQAVRMSVLYHLLVGRE
- the pyrR gene encoding bifunctional pyr operon transcriptional regulator/uracil phosphoribosyltransferase PyrR, translating into MIPKATILTADEVRRALTRIAHEIVERNKGAENLALIGIHTRGIPLAERLARKLEDLEGVSIPTGMLDITLYRDDLSEVAHQPIIRETQVPFDLARRRVVLVDDVLYTGRTVRAALDALIDLGRPEGIQLAVLVDRGHRELPIRADYVGKNLPTARSEMVKVKLAETDGVDVVELHDMPEERL
- a CDS encoding Hsp20/alpha crystallin family protein gives rise to the protein MMRFDPFREIEELTQRMDRAFGGAVNGQSARLAPPIDIHEDEQGLELTLDLPGVQPGDIQIEAENNTLTVQGQRKYARNEGRTAHRVERAYGTFVRTFSVPAKYDLTKVEASFDHGTLTVRVPRSEAAQKRSIQIRTGGQQLSAPKTVDAEQGSQPEQTQE